CCAAATTTCTCAATCGAGCTGGAGGTCATTCAACTTCTCAAGTTGTGTTTTCCGGACTTCAAAATTGAATACTTCCCAAGGGTGCAAAATGAAATTGCTGACTCGCTAGCTAGAAATGCACGTTCTTTTCATAGATCTTTGTgctttattggttgttctatccctagttaaccagaccacctcaaatttgagtaatagaataaccctttgttgcaaaaaaaaataataatgaaataatgaaatcaaGATTTTATGGTTAgggtttaaaaaaacaaatttaagaaTAGAAATGCAAAATTTGTTAGATGGAATGTCCCGAAATCTGCGGAAAACTAGATATGTATagtataaatcaatataataaatCACTAACAGAATTATGCTACATAATGGCAGTGATTTAATTtgatatcaaaatattatacgGCTCATTTTCTGTTTAAAAAGAGGTTGAAATTTttgtagattaaaaaaataaatgtaattattatACTATATGTCGTGCACATCCAGCTTTATTCAGTATTTTGTTTGATACGGTTTCGTAGAAAAAAGATTGGATAGACGAAAAAAAGTACTCAGAAAAGATAAATACGATGACTCTTGTATAAAGAGAAGTAAAAATATCGAGCAAATAAAAACAACTAACTAATTAAATTGTCTTGAAAAAGATAACAAATATCAATAATTTATTTCTTAACAATCcattaaataaaaacagaaaaatgatTTCAACTAAATTAAATTGAAGGAAACAACATAAGCAAAAGTAGAAATTGTGACGATCCTAAGGAATAGCTTGGATATGGACAAGTTCGTGGCTCCAGATTTAGATGGTGACGGAGCAATTATTGCAGGTGACAAAGCAGTCATCGCTTGTGATGACTGTGATGAGTGAGTAATCGTTGGTGGTGAAGCAGTCCTAGCCGGTGATGTAATAACCGCCGGTGGTGAAGGATTAACAGACGGTGATGGAGTTGTAAACGTTGGTGGTGATGGAGTCGTAAACGTTGGTGGTGATGGAGCATTAACCGCTGGTGGTGACGAAGTTGTAACCGTTGGCGGTGATGGGGTCATAACCACAGGTGGTGATAGATTTGTAGGTGGTTCCGATGGAGAAACTGGAATATAACTTTATAGCATACaatataaataactatattGAAAATAGAAAATCAAAGATACAAAAGTTAATGTTATATGTGAGATATCACGTTTATCGTCTTGTTCCCGCACTCTTTTTATATTGATCAGAATAACCAAGTGCAAGATgctgagaaaaaataaaacatttatatgaTGTAAACTAACTCGTAGTTGTTCCTGGTGTTGAGATTGATGCAGTCGGACTTGATGCAACATCTGCaaaaataagttagaaaacaATAACTATCTGAATTCATTCAAAACTTAAACAGACAAATAATTAAAGGGCTAAAAGAATCAAAGAATAATACCACAATGAGGATTAATGAAAATATTGCAAATAGAAGGCATGGCAAGAGCTTTTCTATTAATTAACTCAAATCCCATGTCACGGCTGCTCTCCAATGCAATGCAGAGACAATTAGGATTATATTCAAGAACTGTTTTAACACCATCACAGCACGATTTAGTTGGACTACGATCCTTTGACCCGACTGTCAAGAAGGAAAGACAATCGAACATGCTGAAAATTACAGTAGCACAATCATTGTTTGATggttcagatgatggagataaCACAGGCGTGCCTAACGGTGATAAAATAGGTGACTCTGACAACACAGGTGCATCTGATGGTGATACCAATGGTGACTCTGAAACCACAGGTGCATCTGATGGTGATACCAATGGTGACTCTGAAACCACAGGTGACTCTGACGGCGATAAAAACTCAGCTGCAACATACGAGTATAGTAGTAATACAATAAATAGAACAAacaatttcttcattttctcttctctttggagtatttgtttaaaatgtttttttttgggaggagttaaacaagaacaaaaagaatCTGACGTCTATATATATTAACACCGATTGTGAAACATAATTATTTGtcacatttttattgttatataagttaagatttttatttgatttggtaTTATCTGTAGCTACTACGTGATTTTCTGTGTTAGGTAActtctaaaaattaatattacttTCACTAGAGGCAATAATTTAAgttacaaatttatatatttataaaagctaaaacaaataataacaaATTTTCTCAGTCTTCTACTGCACTAAAAACTTCTAGTATCAGACCTCTATCAAATGTCTTGAATAGTTGTGTTTAactcattttattttcaaatttttattttcaaatttttttaatattttgtttaaaaacttAATCCAAAAtctccaccctttaactctgaaccctaaggtttggattagttaactctagaagtataagtgtatatttacctctttaatgaacacattttggttattttgatcattagattctatatttgtgacaaggTCTTTTTTTTAGTGCTATCATAAAGACAATTCATGTTATTATCTATGTAATATATAAGTAAAAGTTGAAAAAGTGTTTGGTCAGTCCCTGTACAAGAAAAAAAGCTCATCAACTATATCAACCATAATACCATAtcacttgaattttattttttgtagcttaACTTCATTATCATGTTTAATAGTTGTTTTGATCAATTGTTTTTAGGGGCCTTGTTTTTATAAGCCTTTGTTTCATCCTTTCATCTTATCTTTTATACAATTTCATTAGCATCTAATACTTTTTTGTTTGCTTTGTGCACATCATgattaaagtttatttttacttgatttttagtttttactagTATTACAGCCCGGCGTAGCCGGGTCTaattaactgttttttttaaattatttaaacattgtcataatttttaatCAGAATAAActttttcacaaaaatattatatgaacaATGGCACATGATATTAGAAGTGTTGCATTAAAATAAAGCAGTTGAAAAAGTACAACAATAACTCATATTATTATAAGATGGTACATGCTTGTaggatttttcaaaaataaataaaatataaaatatagttaaatACTTTACTTGATTCATTAACTTATTAAATGATTTCTTCCATAATAACAAGACTtagggtatgaatggtgaccagaGAACGACGATGAATAATGAATTCCCTAACGTTCCTAAATAATATCAtcattcacaaggaataattttttattctcaTTCCctaccattcttttttttgtagagatataaaaaacaaaagtattccttgttaaatttgaaaaagaacaaccattcattttcattcctgcaattttatttctttacgTTCTTTTTCTATTAGTTCCTCTTGTTTCCAGAATGGTCACGAGTCGAACCCTTAAtgtatcttaatatatatattaatttggttttggtgaatCAAATAAATTTACTATTACAATTTTTTACAGTTTAAAATGTGGATGTTATtgacattttatttactttacctaacatttttttttttgaaaagcacacattcaaaacaaaattaacccACATTGCATATTTTGTAGTTTGTTGAATttataagattaaaatttacAACTTTCGTTATTTACAACTTTAGTTtgctttttataaaattatagtgAATTGTTATGTCTTGATGAAAAATTGCCATAGTCGACCTTGCAAAAATGTTATTGTCGAACTCAATTGCAGTTATGACTActgaaaaaatattgttttcaagcTTCAGCAAAGGAAAAATTAACCAATAAATCTAAATTTGGGAAGGAGAAATAGTAAAAAGTGGAAAACATGCAAACCTTATTCGTGAGGCCAAAGCTTGAGGTTTGTTCCTTTAGTAAAGTGGAAGATCACTGAGTGAGTGTAGGTTTATAAGCATTCCTCgagaataattttgtttatgctCCACCCCATCTCTCCAATCCGTGACCTTCATGACCTGTTTTAATTGATAAAGGAAGCTTCAAAGTTAACTATACTGTAATGATCTAAAGTCaagtatattaaaataaaaagaataatattcAAAATCATCAGTAGTTTCAATTTCTTCAGAAATGACCATACCAGTATCAATCTTTTCCTAATGTGATTTAAAACTCCACTGCCACAATCCACTTGATGCTTTGAAAGTGGTTCAATGACAACTTTATTCGACCCTTGCTATCTAAAATCTTGTCGTGATGAACTTTACAGTAAAAATCCAGAAAATGAATAACAAAAGTTTTGAACTGGtgcagaaaaaaagaaagatgattTAAAGAAACCGGTGGAAAACAAAACTGAAGTTTTAGTAgagaaaaataatatgttttttttttttgaaatacaggTTAAAATCGTGGTCAACTGTTGTGAATGTAGATGagatatattttgagaaaaaaataggaTGTAGTTGCTTAAAATTAGGgatcgaaaatatttttctttgaatcaattgttttttttatttttaaagcattTCCATATgtcaaattttgatttgttaggtgacttgtgctttagtatataagagatAAGTTGACTTTTGTATCGTTTAATGGTAAATTTGatcaaatgtttttataaatcattGTCTCATCTTATATCAACTTTGATTTcatctaattttctttttgctttgtACACATCATTATTaagtttatgattatataattaaccATAAATCTACTATAGTAATGAAACTATtattactttttcttttataaataaaagttatgaAATAGTAAGATAAATCCATGTATATATTCATCTTATCATTATATTAgttcactttttaaaaaaaaaatcttctagGCTAtcacataattttaatttttttaatttgttttatttttattttggttatatttttgaagtttttttcttaagtttatgCATGTTCCTAATTAAAGaggtgaaaaatttaaaagaggCTAAAATTCACTTTCATACtgcatatattaataaatatttgtaagatGATTACGCCCAAATATGCAGAAAACacaattagttttatttatatgcAATTAAAAATGAGCTAATTTATGAATAACCAATTATGGATAAACATTTAGAATATATCACATATTCCCTATAtgttaaaagagaagcatttgTAATAAATGCTTTTACACACTAATTGACACGTGACAGTCTcacaatcatttaaaaattagaattctGACGTGATAGCcttacaattattttaaaattattgtgttCATACACTAATTTTCTTTACTCCAGCGTAGACAATTTAGCGTGTTCACACACTACATTTTTCAATCAGCTCATTTTtagttaatgtatttttaacctTTGTATTAGTGAATTGAAGTTCCCTTAGTGCAACTATTGAATAATATCATTgttgaaagaaagaaattacaaaattattaagaTTCATACCAACTCAAATGTT
The window above is part of the Brassica napus cultivar Da-Ae chromosome C8, Da-Ae, whole genome shotgun sequence genome. Proteins encoded here:
- the LOC111208525 gene encoding non-specific lipid transfer protein GPI-anchored 23-like; this encodes MKKLFVLFIVLLLYSYVAAEFLSPSESPVVSESPLVSPSDAPVVSESPLVSPSDAPVLSESPILSPLGTPVLSPSSEPSNNDCATVIFSMFDCLSFLTVGSKDRSPTKSCCDGVKTVLEYNPNCLCIALESSRDMGFELINRKALAMPSICNIFINPHCDVASSPTASISTPGTTTISPSEPPTNLSPPVVMTPSPPTVTTSSPPAVNAPSPPTFTTPSPPTFTTPSPSVNPSPPAVITSPARTASPPTITHSSQSSQAMTALSPAIIAPSPSKSGATNLSISKLFLRIVTISTFAYVVSFNLI